A DNA window from Mobula hypostoma chromosome 3, sMobHyp1.1, whole genome shotgun sequence contains the following coding sequences:
- the rxfp3 gene encoding relaxin-3 receptor 1 yields the protein MDANFIPSNQSSALEGVLIDRDKKEMLPNYFLEKLLVFDKNNQSLHELLKYFDGDEQGIIGSGSPAMRITISIVYSMVCALGLVGNVLVLYLMKSRQEWKKSSINLFVTSLAVTDFQFVLTLPFWAVDTALDFSWPFGKIMCKIVTSVTTMNMYASVFFLTAMSIARYWSVASALKPRRRFSGCSAKWISVLIWISAILAITPQAVFSTTKTFFNEEFCLLKFPEHNGSTQFWLGVYHIQKILLGFVVPFIVITVCYLLLLRYVTKKNIGSSSTKRSKVTKSVKIVVLSFFICWLPNQALTFWGVLIKLNVLHFSNEYYNTHSYIFPITICLAHTNSCLNPVLYCLMRREFRKALKGMFWRVTSPTIINMRPFTATAKPEQEDQKHAIIPINSVPPDISYYPPGVVMHNSQYDILPASSAERRY from the coding sequence ATGGACGCCAATTTCATCCCAAGCAATCAATCCTCCGCTCTGGAGGGAGTATTGATAGACAGGGACAAAAAGGAGATGCTTCCTAATTACTTCCTTGAGAAACTTCTGGTGTTCGACAAAAACAACCAGTCTCTACACGAGCTGCTGAAGTATTTTGACGGGGACGAGCAAGGCATCATTGGGAGTGGTTCTCCCGCCATGCGGATCACCATCTCCATTGTTTACTCGATGGTGTGCGCCTTGGGGCTGGTGGGCAACGTGCTCGTGCTGTACCTGATGAAGAGCAGGCAGGAATGGAAGAAGTCCTCCATCAACCTCTTCGTGACAAGCTTGGCAGTGACGGATTTCCAGTTCGTCTTGACCCTACCTTTCTGGGCAGTGGACACCGCCTTAGACTTCAGCTGGCCCTTTGGGAAGATCATGTGCAAAATCGTCACCTCAGTCACCACCATGAACATGTACGCCAGCGTGTTCTTCCTGACCGCTATGAGCATTGCGAGATACTGGTCAGTGGCGTCGGCACTGAAGCCCAGGAGGAGATTTTCCGGATGCTCCGCTAAGTGGATCAGTGTCCTGATCTGGATCTCGGCGATCTTAGCTATCACCCCTCAAGCCGTATTTTCCACAACCAAAACGTTCTTTAATGAAGAGTTTTGCTTGCTTAAGTTTCCAGAACATAACGGCTCCACTCAGTTCTGGCTGGGCGTGTACCACATTCAAAAGATCTTGCTGGGGTTCGTGGTCCCGTTCATCGTTATCACCGTCTGCTACCTGCTCCTTCTACGTTACGTAACCAAGAAGAACATCGGCAGCTCCAGCACCAAAAGGTCAAAAGTGACCAAATCGGTCAAAATCGTTGTCCTTTCCTTCTTCATTTGCTGGCTTCCCAATCAAGCCTTGACATTCTGGGGTGTCCTGATCAAGCTCAACGTCCTTCACTTCAGCAACGAATACTATAACACGCATTCCTACATCTTCCCCATCACCATCTGCCTGGCCCACACTAACAGCTGCCTGAACCCCGTTTTGTACTGCCTCATGAGAAGGGAGTTCAGGAAGGCCTTGAAGGGAATGTTCTGGAGGGTGACCTCCCCGACCATTATAAACATGCGCCCCTTCACGGCCACCGCCAAGCCAGAGCAGGAAGATCAGAAGCACGCCATAATTCCGATAAACTCCGTGCCGCCTGACATTTCCTACTACCCGCCAGGGGTTGTAATGCACAATAGTCAATATGACATCTTGCCAGCCAGCTCTGCGGAGCGCCGTTATTAG